The proteins below are encoded in one region of Arthrobacter sp. CJ23:
- a CDS encoding DivIVA domain-containing protein, whose translation MALTPEDVVNKRFQPTKFREGYDQDEVDDFLDEIVVELRRLNQENDELRKKLGESGAAVPAATAAAPVVEKVPAPVKVDKEAEAKAEAEAKAAAAAKAKEAEKAAAAAAPAPAAAAGVTPSAESAAGLLAMAQQMHDKHVADGAQQKDKIIAEAQIEASSLVNDAQEKSRKILGALEQQRSVLERKVEQLRGFERDYRSRLKAYIEGQLRDLDARGSVAAPEVGEATADV comes from the coding sequence ATGGCTTTGACGCCAGAAGACGTTGTCAACAAGCGCTTTCAGCCGACCAAGTTCCGCGAAGGCTACGACCAGGATGAGGTAGACGACTTCCTCGACGAGATCGTCGTCGAACTCCGTCGCCTGAACCAGGAAAACGACGAGCTCCGCAAGAAGCTGGGCGAGAGCGGTGCCGCCGTGCCCGCAGCCACTGCCGCAGCCCCCGTGGTCGAAAAGGTTCCTGCCCCCGTCAAGGTTGACAAGGAAGCCGAAGCAAAGGCCGAGGCCGAAGCCAAGGCTGCCGCCGCTGCCAAGGCAAAGGAAGCCGAGAAGGCTGCAGCCGCAGCCGCTCCGGCCCCCGCAGCCGCCGCGGGTGTCACCCCCTCTGCCGAATCCGCTGCAGGCCTGCTGGCCATGGCCCAGCAGATGCACGACAAGCACGTCGCAGACGGTGCCCAGCAGAAGGACAAGATCATCGCCGAGGCACAGATCGAGGCCTCCAGCCTGGTCAACGATGCCCAGGAGAAGTCCCGCAAGATCCTCGGCGCCCTGGAGCAGCAGCGCTCCGTCCTGGAACGCAAGGTGGAGCAGCTCCGCGGCTTCGAGCGTGACTACCGCTCGCGCCTCAAGGCCTACATCGAAGGCCAGCTGCGCGATCTTGACGCCCGTGGCTCCGTTGCCGCCCCCGAGGTCGGCGAAGCGACTGCTGACGTCTAA
- a CDS encoding YggS family pyridoxal phosphate-dependent enzyme, giving the protein MTDHPHPAAQDAAGDARPVDQRSAVLRERLAAVRHRISAATLAAGRIDEPLLVVVTKFHPAADVRRLVALGVADVGENRDQEASAKAAELSGLDVRWHFIGQLQSNKAKSVVKYAHSVQSVDRLQLADALAKAVAREQDATGRPDLDCYIQVSLEDDGGEHRGGAAPDELGLLAERIESAAGLHLAGVMAVAPLGAHPEAAFERLARISAALRANHPAAVGVSAGMSQDLEAAIKFGATHLRIGSDILGSRPAVR; this is encoded by the coding sequence ATGACTGATCACCCCCACCCCGCAGCCCAGGACGCCGCCGGCGACGCCCGTCCTGTCGACCAGCGCAGCGCAGTGCTCCGGGAACGGCTGGCGGCCGTGCGCCACCGCATCAGTGCGGCCACCTTGGCTGCGGGACGCATCGATGAGCCCCTCCTGGTCGTCGTCACCAAGTTCCATCCCGCAGCGGATGTCCGCCGTCTCGTGGCCCTTGGGGTTGCCGACGTCGGCGAGAACCGAGACCAGGAGGCGTCTGCCAAGGCGGCGGAGCTCAGCGGCCTGGATGTCCGCTGGCATTTCATCGGCCAGCTTCAGAGCAACAAGGCCAAATCCGTGGTCAAGTACGCGCATTCGGTGCAGTCCGTCGACCGCCTCCAGCTCGCCGATGCCCTCGCCAAGGCTGTGGCGCGCGAACAGGACGCAACAGGGCGGCCGGACCTGGACTGCTACATCCAGGTGAGCCTCGAAGACGACGGCGGTGAGCACCGCGGCGGGGCCGCTCCTGACGAGCTCGGATTGTTGGCGGAACGGATCGAATCGGCCGCGGGCCTTCACCTTGCCGGTGTCATGGCCGTAGCGCCCCTCGGTGCCCACCCCGAAGCGGCCTTCGAACGGCTCGCCCGGATATCGGCGGCCCTGCGCGCCAATCACCCGGCCGCCGTCGGGGTCTCCGCCGGCATGAGCCAGGACCTTGAAGCGGCGATCAAATTCGGGGCGACACACCTGAGGATCGGATCCGATATTCTCGGTTCAAGGCCGGCCGTGCGGTAG
- the ftsW gene encoding putative lipid II flippase FtsW, whose amino-acid sequence MVSTPTRNRGKEPAGGQTRPVAKDAKRPSGLRGHLRGFWDRVEGKSKAPNSSTYYLILGCALALTAIGIMMVLSASSVEAISEGKSPYADAMKQAGFGAIGVVGMYVISRTDVSWMKRLSWWALGAVVVLLVLVQVMGRSVNGNKNWIDFGGVTLQPSETAKLVLCIWIAAVLARKQKLLHRWWHVIIPVIPGAGLVIVLVMLGNDLGTVIVIAAILAAGLFFAGVPARMLLIAGVIGAIGATVATASSANRICRITSWLGNPSQSCIEQFDFAFQSTNGMYGLAQGSWTGLGLGQSRQKYNWLPEAHNDFIFAIIGEELGLVGTTVVLVLFAILGIAIFRVVVRQKDPFQRTLAGGIMVWLLGQACMNMAVVTQLLPVIGVPLPFISYGGSALVMSLCGVGVVLSLARSQLAPSHRPRLFPWRPSKTARKRISTS is encoded by the coding sequence ATGGTCAGCACGCCCACCCGTAATCGCGGCAAGGAACCCGCAGGAGGGCAGACCCGGCCCGTGGCGAAGGATGCCAAGCGGCCCTCCGGGCTCCGCGGACACCTCCGCGGCTTCTGGGACCGGGTTGAGGGCAAGAGCAAGGCCCCCAACAGCTCCACGTACTACCTGATCCTCGGCTGTGCGCTGGCCCTGACGGCCATCGGCATCATGATGGTGCTCTCCGCGTCCAGCGTCGAAGCCATTTCCGAGGGCAAGTCGCCGTACGCCGACGCCATGAAGCAGGCCGGCTTCGGGGCGATCGGGGTGGTGGGGATGTACGTCATCTCCCGCACCGACGTCAGCTGGATGAAAAGGTTGTCCTGGTGGGCCCTGGGCGCCGTGGTCGTTCTGCTTGTCCTCGTCCAGGTCATGGGCCGCAGCGTCAACGGCAACAAGAACTGGATCGACTTCGGCGGGGTTACGCTCCAACCCTCGGAGACCGCCAAGCTGGTCCTGTGCATCTGGATCGCGGCCGTGCTGGCGCGGAAGCAGAAACTGCTCCACCGCTGGTGGCACGTCATCATCCCCGTTATTCCGGGGGCCGGGCTGGTCATTGTTCTTGTCATGCTGGGCAACGACCTCGGCACGGTCATCGTTATCGCGGCCATCCTGGCGGCCGGGCTGTTCTTCGCCGGTGTTCCCGCACGGATGCTGTTGATCGCCGGCGTCATAGGCGCCATCGGCGCCACGGTTGCCACCGCCAGCAGCGCCAACCGCATCTGCCGCATCACGTCCTGGCTCGGCAACCCCTCACAAAGCTGCATTGAGCAGTTCGACTTCGCATTCCAGTCCACGAACGGCATGTACGGACTGGCGCAGGGCAGCTGGACCGGCCTCGGACTCGGCCAGAGCCGGCAGAAGTACAACTGGCTCCCCGAGGCCCACAACGACTTCATCTTCGCCATCATCGGCGAGGAACTGGGACTCGTGGGCACCACCGTGGTGCTGGTGCTCTTCGCCATCCTGGGCATCGCCATCTTCCGGGTGGTGGTCCGCCAGAAGGATCCCTTCCAGCGCACCCTGGCCGGCGGAATCATGGTCTGGCTCCTGGGTCAGGCATGCATGAACATGGCGGTGGTCACGCAGCTGCTCCCGGTTATCGGCGTGCCGTTGCCATTCATCTCCTATGGCGGTTCTGCGTTGGTGATGTCGCTATGCGGGGTGGGCGTAGTGTTGTCTTTGGCCCGGTCCCAGCTGGCTCCCAGCCACCGCCCCCGGCTGTTCCCGTGGCGTCCTTCGAAAACTGCACGAAAGCGTATTAGCACTTCATGA
- a CDS encoding YggT family protein codes for MGIVFGLIHIALLLFFITLIIRLVFEWVQMFARQWRPRGAALVTAHVVYSVTDPPIKRLRRLVPPLQLGGVSLDLGFLILFIVVYILMAVTLGLT; via the coding sequence GTGGGCATTGTTTTCGGCCTTATCCATATAGCGCTGCTGCTGTTTTTCATCACTCTGATCATCAGGCTTGTCTTTGAGTGGGTCCAGATGTTCGCCCGGCAGTGGCGGCCGCGCGGCGCCGCGCTGGTCACCGCGCATGTTGTGTATTCGGTCACTGATCCGCCGATCAAGCGGTTGCGGCGGCTGGTGCCGCCCCTGCAGCTGGGTGGTGTCTCCCTCGACCTCGGCTTCCTGATCCTGTTCATAGTCGTCTACATCCTGATGGCCGTGACACTTGGCTTGACATAG
- a CDS encoding polyphenol oxidase family protein yields MFWWRNEVRPGVSLAFTDAGAGNLALHVGDDPEEVMARRAALETAAGLGGRYFQYMDQVHGNTVEFIDALGPGPTADAMVSDGQPLAVMVADCVPVVLLGEGPAPDKPILAVAHAGRPGVASRVVPATVAEMRLRGATGIRAWIGPSVCGACYEVPADMRAAVAMIEPATWSETSWGTPGLDLPAGVRAQLAAVDVDLAYSGECTLENDSLFSYRRDPQSGRFAGLVWTHD; encoded by the coding sequence GTGTTTTGGTGGCGGAATGAAGTGCGGCCGGGCGTATCGCTCGCCTTCACCGACGCGGGCGCCGGCAATCTGGCCCTGCACGTGGGAGATGACCCCGAAGAAGTGATGGCCCGCCGGGCCGCGCTGGAAACAGCAGCGGGGCTCGGCGGCCGGTATTTCCAGTACATGGACCAGGTCCACGGCAACACGGTGGAATTCATTGACGCCCTGGGTCCCGGCCCCACCGCCGACGCCATGGTCTCCGACGGCCAGCCCCTCGCCGTCATGGTGGCCGACTGCGTTCCCGTGGTGTTGCTGGGTGAAGGCCCCGCCCCGGACAAGCCCATCCTGGCCGTGGCCCACGCCGGCCGCCCCGGCGTAGCCTCGCGCGTGGTTCCGGCAACCGTGGCGGAGATGCGGCTCCGCGGAGCCACGGGCATCCGCGCCTGGATCGGCCCCTCCGTGTGCGGCGCCTGCTACGAGGTCCCCGCGGACATGCGAGCCGCAGTCGCCATGATTGAGCCGGCCACCTGGTCGGAGACGTCCTGGGGAACCCCCGGCCTCGATCTCCCCGCAGGCGTCCGGGCACAATTGGCGGCTGTTGACGTGGACCTTGCCTATTCCGGCGAATGCACACTGGAAAACGACTCACTTTTCTCCTACCGGCGCGATCCGCAGAGCGGTCGATTCGCAGGTTTGGTATGGACGCATGACTGA
- a CDS encoding cell division protein SepF has translation MAGALRKTMIYLGLADGEDHYESEPHAAHKDEDHSEDREREERRAPAPVREVVREVPHLVAEEEYRAPVTPIKRAAASREDVSGLRQITTVHPRSYNDAKIIGESFRDGIPVIMNVTDMGEADAKRLVDFSAGLVFGLHGSIERVTNKVFLLSPSYVEVIGDDKKASETQASFFNQS, from the coding sequence ATGGCTGGCGCTTTGCGCAAGACAATGATCTATCTTGGGCTGGCCGACGGCGAGGACCACTACGAGTCTGAGCCCCACGCAGCGCACAAGGACGAGGACCACTCCGAGGACCGTGAGCGTGAAGAACGCCGTGCTCCTGCCCCCGTCCGGGAAGTTGTCCGTGAAGTACCCCATCTTGTCGCCGAAGAGGAATACCGCGCACCCGTGACACCCATCAAGCGTGCGGCAGCAAGCCGCGAAGACGTCTCTGGCCTGAGGCAGATTACCACCGTCCACCCCCGCTCCTACAACGATGCCAAGATCATCGGCGAGAGCTTCCGCGACGGCATCCCCGTCATCATGAACGTGACAGACATGGGGGAAGCGGACGCCAAGCGGCTCGTCGACTTCTCCGCCGGCCTGGTGTTCGGCCTGCACGGCAGCATCGAACGCGTGACGAACAAGGTCTTCCTGCTCTCGCCGTCGTACGTTGAGGTCATCGGGGACGACAAGAAGGCCAGCGAAACGCAGGCCAGCTTCTTCAACCAGAGCTGA
- the murD gene encoding UDP-N-acetylmuramoyl-L-alanine--D-glutamate ligase produces the protein MGGAAVNGNPESMTANDRLAGLTSWDADWSGLRVVVTGIGVSGFAAADTLIELGAKVVVVDAATTAKAAAQADTLKIVGALDVLLGQDAVNALPRVEGALPELVVTSPGWRPDQALLAAAKRKHIPVWGDVELAWRLRERKGRKTADWLAITGTNGKTTTVGMTESMLQAAGLKAIAVGNVGTPILDALRDPVEYDAFAVELSSFQLHWSHSLSPVASVCLNVAEDHVDWHGSYTSYLADKAKVYANTQKAAIFNAEQIETERMVEDADVVEGCRAIGFTTLTPAVSMLGVVEGLLVDRAFIAERKDSAAELASMADLGPVAPRHMVANALAAAALVRAYGVEPAAVRQGLLNYLPGDHRIQPIAKQNGVLWINDSKATNPHAASAALSAFQNVVWIAGGLSKGVNYDELVKEHAPRLKAVVLIGTDTADLEASLQRHAPDVPVISQPKGDTEMVQTAGAAASPIFGDTVMAQAVASAAEVAVSGDTVLMAPAAASMDQFSSYAHRGDAFIQAVRELVEGQAQTTEE, from the coding sequence GCTGGGACGCTGACTGGAGCGGGCTGCGCGTTGTGGTCACCGGCATCGGCGTCTCCGGCTTCGCCGCCGCCGACACCCTGATTGAACTCGGCGCCAAGGTGGTGGTGGTGGACGCCGCCACCACCGCCAAGGCCGCAGCACAGGCGGACACGCTGAAGATCGTCGGGGCCCTGGATGTCCTGCTCGGTCAGGACGCCGTGAACGCCCTTCCCCGGGTGGAGGGTGCGCTGCCCGAGCTCGTGGTGACATCACCGGGCTGGCGCCCGGACCAGGCCCTGCTGGCCGCCGCCAAACGCAAGCACATCCCGGTGTGGGGCGACGTCGAACTGGCCTGGCGCCTGCGGGAACGCAAGGGACGCAAGACGGCGGACTGGCTCGCCATCACCGGCACCAACGGCAAGACCACCACCGTGGGCATGACCGAATCCATGCTCCAGGCCGCGGGACTCAAGGCCATTGCCGTCGGCAACGTCGGCACGCCCATCCTTGACGCCCTCCGCGATCCCGTGGAATACGACGCGTTCGCCGTGGAACTCTCCAGCTTCCAGCTGCACTGGAGCCACTCGCTGTCCCCGGTGGCCAGTGTGTGCCTCAACGTTGCCGAGGACCACGTGGACTGGCACGGCTCCTACACGTCCTACCTGGCAGACAAAGCCAAGGTCTACGCGAACACGCAAAAGGCCGCCATTTTCAATGCCGAGCAGATCGAGACCGAGCGGATGGTGGAAGACGCCGACGTCGTGGAAGGCTGCCGTGCGATCGGTTTCACCACGCTGACCCCGGCGGTCAGCATGCTCGGCGTGGTCGAAGGGCTCTTGGTGGACCGCGCCTTCATCGCCGAACGCAAGGACTCGGCCGCGGAACTCGCCTCGATGGCGGACCTTGGCCCGGTGGCACCGCGCCATATGGTGGCCAACGCACTCGCGGCAGCCGCCCTGGTCCGCGCCTACGGCGTTGAACCGGCCGCCGTCCGGCAGGGACTGCTCAACTACCTGCCCGGCGACCACCGGATCCAGCCCATTGCCAAGCAAAACGGCGTGCTGTGGATCAACGACTCCAAGGCGACCAACCCGCACGCTGCCTCGGCCGCCCTGTCTGCCTTCCAGAACGTTGTGTGGATCGCAGGCGGACTGTCCAAGGGCGTCAACTATGACGAGCTGGTCAAGGAGCACGCCCCCAGGCTCAAGGCCGTGGTGCTGATCGGCACCGATACCGCGGACCTTGAAGCGTCCCTGCAGCGACACGCACCGGATGTCCCGGTGATCAGCCAGCCCAAGGGCGACACTGAAATGGTGCAGACCGCCGGAGCCGCCGCTTCGCCGATCTTCGGCGACACCGTGATGGCCCAGGCCGTTGCCTCGGCGGCGGAGGTGGCCGTTTCCGGCGACACGGTCCTCATGGCCCCCGCGGCTGCATCCATGGATCAGTTCTCTTCCTACGCTCACCGTGGCGACGCTTTCATCCAGGCAGTTCGCGAGCTCGTGGAAGGGCAGGCACAGACCACCGAGGAGTAG
- the murG gene encoding undecaprenyldiphospho-muramoylpentapeptide beta-N-acetylglucosaminyltransferase: MNRESLPQPAAAPQPGSEPQPSTGPLSVVLAGGGTAGHISPLLAIADAVKASRPEAAILAVGTPGGMETRLVPEAGYELATIDRVPFPRKPSLDLLKLPGRLAGAVRQAGRILDEAHADVLVGVGGYVCTPMYLAARRRRIPIVIHEANTRPGLANRVGALFSKHVAVAFAGTRLRHARHVGMPMRRAISGLDRAAAAPAAKAALGLDAGRPALIVTGGSSGALSINRTIAGALGALAGAGIQTLHITGRGKAVVDADGGLLAAEGYRQVEYVDGMENVYAAADVLLARAGAATVSEVAAVGVPAVFVPLPIGNGEQALNAAALVEAGGALLVDDKALSAAWLAAELIPLLGDKERLDDMARRSEALGIRNADQRMADLVLEAVSA, from the coding sequence ATGAATCGCGAGTCCTTGCCCCAGCCAGCCGCAGCCCCCCAGCCAGGCTCCGAGCCCCAGCCCAGCACAGGGCCCCTGTCCGTGGTCCTTGCCGGCGGTGGAACGGCGGGCCACATCAGCCCGCTCCTTGCGATCGCCGACGCCGTGAAGGCATCCCGCCCGGAGGCGGCCATCCTCGCCGTGGGTACCCCGGGCGGCATGGAAACGCGCCTGGTGCCCGAGGCCGGCTACGAACTGGCGACGATCGACCGCGTGCCGTTCCCGCGGAAGCCGTCCCTCGATCTCCTGAAGCTCCCGGGCCGGCTGGCGGGCGCGGTCCGGCAGGCCGGCCGCATCCTGGACGAGGCCCACGCGGACGTGCTGGTGGGTGTCGGCGGTTATGTCTGCACCCCCATGTACCTGGCCGCGCGCCGCCGCAGGATCCCCATCGTCATCCACGAGGCCAACACGCGGCCGGGCCTGGCCAACCGCGTTGGCGCGCTCTTCAGCAAACACGTCGCAGTGGCCTTCGCCGGGACCCGCCTGCGGCACGCCCGCCATGTGGGCATGCCCATGCGCCGGGCCATCTCCGGCCTGGACCGCGCCGCTGCCGCGCCCGCGGCCAAGGCAGCGCTGGGGCTCGACGCCGGCCGGCCCGCCCTGATCGTCACCGGCGGCTCCTCCGGAGCCCTGAGCATCAACCGCACCATCGCCGGCGCCCTTGGTGCCCTGGCCGGTGCCGGCATCCAGACACTGCACATCACCGGCCGCGGGAAGGCCGTCGTGGACGCCGACGGCGGCCTGCTGGCCGCCGAGGGCTACCGGCAGGTGGAATATGTGGACGGCATGGAAAACGTGTACGCCGCCGCCGATGTCCTCCTGGCTCGCGCCGGAGCCGCAACGGTCAGCGAAGTGGCAGCCGTCGGCGTCCCCGCCGTTTTCGTCCCCCTGCCCATCGGCAACGGCGAGCAGGCCCTGAACGCCGCTGCCCTGGTAGAGGCCGGGGGAGCCCTCCTAGTGGACGATAAGGCATTGAGCGCCGCTTGGCTGGCGGCCGAGCTGATCCCCTTGCTCGGGGACAAGGAGCGGCTCGACGACATGGCCCGGAGGTCCGAGGCACTCGGCATCAGAAACGCCGATCAGCGCATGGCTGATCTTGTCCTGGAAGCGGTATCCGCATGA
- the murC gene encoding UDP-N-acetylmuramate--L-alanine ligase, with protein sequence MTPQLELPSLGRVHFIGIGGVGMSAVARIMVARGVAVSGSDAKDLPVMRDLAAAGARIAVGYAAENLGDAQTVVAGSAIRADNPELAAARAAGLPVLHRSEALAATMANDRVVTVAGTHGKSTTTSMVAVLLKEAGLDPSFAIGANVPALGVNAAHGASDIFVAEADESDGSFLNYRPLIAVVTNVEADHLDHYGTAEAVYASFDAFAALLPASGALLACADDAGARALAARTTERGTTRVLTYGTSEDADIRLYDGGPGDVWVSDGGERHRLDLQVPGRHNALNAAAAFAVAVELGVDAAAAAAALGHFSGASRRFEFKGEGGGIRVYDDYAHHPTEVRAALSAARSVAGGNKVHVLFQPHLFSRTREFAREFAEALNTADTALVLDIYPAREDPIPGVTSTLITEHLTFGGLVAAGEDAVAAVLAAAGQGDIVLTVGAGDVTSYGPRIVEALGG encoded by the coding sequence ATGACACCCCAGCTTGAACTCCCGTCCCTTGGCCGTGTCCACTTCATTGGGATCGGCGGCGTGGGCATGTCCGCCGTGGCCCGGATCATGGTGGCCCGCGGTGTTGCCGTGAGCGGTTCCGACGCCAAGGATCTCCCGGTCATGCGAGACCTCGCGGCCGCCGGCGCCAGGATCGCGGTCGGCTACGCAGCGGAGAACCTCGGCGATGCCCAGACCGTCGTGGCCGGATCCGCTATCCGGGCCGACAACCCGGAACTCGCGGCCGCCCGTGCCGCAGGCCTCCCGGTGCTGCACCGCTCCGAGGCCCTGGCCGCCACCATGGCGAACGACCGCGTGGTCACTGTCGCCGGAACGCACGGCAAGTCCACCACCACCTCGATGGTGGCCGTCCTCCTGAAGGAGGCCGGACTGGACCCGTCCTTCGCAATCGGCGCCAACGTGCCGGCCCTCGGCGTGAACGCTGCCCACGGGGCCTCGGACATCTTCGTGGCAGAGGCGGATGAATCCGACGGTTCCTTCCTGAATTACCGGCCGCTGATCGCGGTCGTCACGAACGTCGAGGCCGACCACCTGGACCACTACGGCACGGCCGAGGCCGTGTACGCCTCCTTTGATGCGTTCGCGGCGCTCCTGCCCGCCAGCGGAGCCCTGCTGGCCTGTGCCGACGACGCCGGCGCCCGTGCCCTGGCCGCGCGCACCACGGAGCGAGGGACCACGCGCGTGCTGACGTACGGCACCTCCGAGGACGCCGATATCCGGCTGTACGACGGCGGACCCGGCGACGTCTGGGTGTCCGACGGCGGCGAACGCCACCGTCTGGACCTCCAGGTCCCCGGTCGGCACAACGCCCTCAACGCGGCCGCTGCCTTCGCCGTTGCCGTCGAGCTCGGGGTGGATGCCGCAGCCGCTGCTGCCGCGCTGGGCCACTTCAGCGGCGCCTCGCGCCGGTTCGAGTTCAAGGGCGAGGGGGGCGGAATCCGTGTCTACGACGACTACGCCCACCACCCCACGGAAGTCCGGGCCGCGCTGTCGGCCGCCCGCTCTGTGGCCGGCGGGAACAAGGTCCATGTCCTGTTCCAGCCGCACCTTTTCTCCCGGACCCGTGAATTCGCGCGCGAATTTGCCGAGGCGCTCAACACGGCCGATACCGCGCTGGTCCTGGACATCTACCCGGCCCGGGAGGACCCGATCCCCGGCGTCACCAGCACGCTGATCACCGAGCACCTGACGTTCGGGGGCCTTGTGGCTGCAGGCGAGGACGCAGTGGCCGCAGTGCTGGCAGCGGCCGGCCAGGGCGACATCGTGCTGACCGTCGGCGCGGGGGACGTGACTTCCTACGGGCCGCGGATCGTCGAGGCCCTCGGTGGCTAG
- the ftsZ gene encoding cell division protein FtsZ: MAAPQNYLAVIKVVGIGGGGVNAVNRMIEVGLRGVEFIAINTDAQALLMSDADVKLDVGRELTRGLGAGANPEVGKQAAEDHADEIEEVLRGADMVFVTAGEGGGTGTGGAPVVARIARSLGALTIGVVTRPFTFEGRRRAGSAEAGIDALRDEVDTLIVIPNDRLLSISDRNVSVLDAFRSADQVLLSGVQGITDLITTPGLINLDFADVKSVMQGAGSALMGIGSARGEDRAVKAAELAIASPLLEASIDGAHGVLLSIQGGSDLGLFEINEAARLVQEVAHPEANIIFGAVIDDALGDEARVTVIAAGFDDVKATSPSMDQSRPAVAPVERAVAPASAPAHAAAPHHVPASIGASGLSNWGQQRPSALPADSGFDVDLPAVVEPDLSGSRTDDLDVPDFLK, encoded by the coding sequence GTGGCAGCACCGCAGAACTACTTGGCCGTCATCAAGGTCGTCGGCATCGGCGGCGGTGGCGTGAACGCAGTCAACCGGATGATCGAAGTCGGCCTTCGCGGCGTCGAATTCATCGCGATCAACACCGACGCGCAGGCGCTGCTCATGAGTGATGCGGACGTCAAGCTCGACGTCGGACGCGAGCTCACCCGTGGCCTGGGCGCCGGCGCCAACCCGGAGGTCGGCAAGCAGGCTGCAGAGGACCACGCCGATGAGATCGAAGAAGTTCTGCGCGGCGCGGACATGGTCTTCGTCACCGCCGGCGAGGGTGGTGGCACCGGAACCGGTGGTGCCCCCGTCGTTGCGCGCATCGCCCGCTCCCTGGGTGCGCTGACCATCGGTGTTGTCACCCGTCCGTTCACCTTCGAAGGCCGCCGCCGTGCGGGCTCCGCGGAGGCCGGCATCGACGCCCTGCGCGACGAAGTCGACACGCTGATCGTCATCCCGAACGACCGGCTCCTGTCCATCAGCGACCGCAACGTCTCCGTCCTGGACGCTTTCCGCTCCGCTGACCAGGTGCTCCTCTCCGGCGTCCAGGGCATCACTGACCTCATCACCACACCGGGCCTGATCAACCTTGACTTCGCCGACGTCAAGTCGGTCATGCAGGGTGCAGGCTCCGCGCTCATGGGCATCGGCTCCGCCCGTGGCGAAGACCGCGCAGTGAAGGCCGCGGAACTGGCCATCGCGTCCCCGCTGCTCGAGGCTTCCATCGACGGTGCCCACGGTGTCCTGCTCTCCATCCAGGGCGGCTCCGACCTCGGACTGTTCGAAATCAACGAGGCCGCACGACTGGTCCAGGAAGTGGCCCACCCGGAGGCCAACATCATCTTCGGTGCCGTCATTGACGACGCCCTGGGTGACGAGGCCCGTGTCACCGTCATTGCCGCCGGCTTCGACGACGTCAAGGCCACCTCGCCGTCCATGGACCAGTCGCGTCCCGCGGTTGCGCCGGTTGAACGCGCGGTTGCTCCGGCATCCGCCCCGGCACACGCCGCCGCACCGCACCACGTCCCCGCCAGCATCGGCGCCTCGGGCCTGAGCAACTGGGGCCAGCAGCGCCCCTCCGCCCTGCCTGCGGACTCCGGCTTCGACGTCGACCTTCCCGCCGTGGTGGAGCCGGACCTGTCCGGCAGCCGCACCGACGACCTCGACGTCCCGGACTTCCTGAAGTAG
- a CDS encoding cell division protein FtsQ/DivIB, with translation MASPRKPGLRPGATSRPGVSSESGAVISAERAIEPEAPQSGKPQTKSPQAKSPQPGSNVIEFPEPKGRRKRRILLWVAAAVAAFVAAVVAGAVYSPVLAVQTITVDGTKLLAPAAVQKALAAVEGKPLPQLSEQEVTELLKPLVQVRSATIEARPPSELLVHVVERVPVALAKQGESYVMVDVDGIHLGVTKDPAEVPLPLIDAGAGTTNTELFKVITAVLDTLPADVLAKLSAASAKSADAVELRLDDGKTVVWGNAEDKELKAKALEALLKMPPNPKVPINVYDVSTPRHPFTK, from the coding sequence GTGGCTAGCCCCCGGAAACCTGGCCTCAGGCCCGGCGCGACGTCCCGGCCGGGCGTTTCGTCGGAATCCGGCGCCGTCATCAGCGCCGAGCGTGCCATCGAACCCGAGGCGCCGCAGTCCGGGAAGCCGCAGACCAAGAGTCCGCAGGCCAAGAGTCCACAGCCCGGCAGCAATGTCATCGAGTTCCCGGAGCCCAAGGGGCGTCGGAAACGCCGCATCCTCCTGTGGGTCGCCGCAGCCGTGGCAGCGTTTGTGGCCGCCGTGGTTGCCGGGGCCGTCTACTCTCCGGTCCTTGCGGTCCAGACCATCACCGTGGACGGAACCAAGCTGCTGGCTCCGGCCGCCGTGCAGAAGGCACTCGCCGCCGTCGAGGGCAAACCGCTCCCGCAGCTCAGCGAGCAGGAAGTCACGGAGCTCCTCAAACCGCTCGTTCAGGTCCGCTCGGCGACCATCGAGGCCAGGCCGCCGTCGGAACTGCTGGTGCATGTTGTCGAACGCGTGCCCGTGGCGTTGGCCAAGCAGGGGGAGTCGTACGTCATGGTCGATGTGGACGGCATCCACCTCGGGGTCACGAAGGATCCCGCCGAGGTGCCGCTTCCGCTGATCGATGCAGGCGCCGGCACCACCAACACCGAGCTGTTCAAGGTCATCACCGCCGTCCTGGACACCCTCCCTGCGGACGTGCTGGCAAAGCTCTCCGCGGCCTCGGCCAAGTCGGCGGACGCCGTGGAGCTGCGCCTGGACGACGGCAAGACGGTAGTGTGGGGCAATGCCGAGGACAAAGAGCTCAAAGCCAAGGCGCTGGAGGCTCTCCTGAAGATGCCGCCGAACCCCAAGGTTCCCATCAACGTCTACGACGTCAGCACACCGCGGCATCCATTCACCAAATAG